Sequence from the Cyanobacteriota bacterium genome:
ATCAGCTACAGCACGAATTTGATCAGCCTGAGCAACTAGTTGCCCACAGGCATCCCAGGTGCCTGTCATCAACATTTGACGAGACCCCTCTGGCATGGTTACCGCTATGCTCATGTCA
This genomic interval carries:
- a CDS encoding isopropylmalate isomerase, encoding DMSIAVTMPEGSRQMLMTGTWDACGQLVAQADQIRAVADRLPYLAWTKVTI